A DNA window from Porphyromonas gingivalis ATCC 33277 contains the following coding sequences:
- the holB gene encoding DNA polymerase III subunit delta' gives MYFRDVAGLEDLKTYLRRTAQTRQIAHAQLFAGEEGGGAFPLALAYARYLNCQTPTDTDACGHCPSCLKYDALAHPDLFFVYPVVNASSSPTPSDDYIRQWREMLGSESYFTPADWLEYIKAGNSQPIIYSKEAEAVEQKLSFRIYEASYRVVMIWQPERMNEAMANKLLKLIEEPPEHTLFFMISSEPDKVLGTIRSRTQLINVRLLHEIEIVEALSRNNKGNTADIIRIAHLAEGNYRRAMDLYRGEWADRDNFVLMGRMMGSIIKGDPSKMRPVADELAALGRVSQIGFLTYCLRLFRELYISRVEVAKLNYLSPEEESFVDMLSGGITGQNIRPVMEEVELAIRHIRQNGNGRMIFFDLLLRLTAALAPALRAKGLK, from the coding sequence ATGTATTTTCGCGACGTTGCCGGACTTGAAGACCTGAAAACCTATCTGAGACGAACGGCTCAGACGAGGCAGATAGCCCATGCACAGCTCTTTGCCGGAGAAGAGGGGGGAGGGGCTTTCCCTTTGGCTTTGGCCTACGCACGCTATCTCAACTGTCAGACGCCGACCGATACGGATGCTTGTGGTCATTGTCCGTCGTGTCTGAAATACGATGCGCTGGCACACCCCGATCTGTTTTTCGTCTATCCTGTCGTAAACGCGTCCTCTTCGCCTACACCGAGCGATGACTACATCCGTCAGTGGCGCGAGATGCTCGGGTCGGAATCCTACTTTACCCCTGCCGACTGGCTCGAATACATCAAAGCCGGCAACAGCCAACCCATCATCTACAGCAAGGAAGCCGAAGCCGTGGAGCAGAAACTCAGCTTCCGCATCTATGAAGCCTCGTATCGTGTGGTGATGATTTGGCAACCGGAGCGGATGAACGAAGCCATGGCAAACAAACTGCTGAAGCTGATAGAGGAGCCGCCCGAGCATACGCTCTTCTTTATGATCAGCAGCGAGCCGGACAAGGTGTTGGGAACGATCAGGAGCCGTACACAGCTGATCAACGTGCGCTTGCTGCACGAGATCGAAATAGTGGAAGCCTTGTCTCGTAACAATAAGGGAAATACGGCAGACATCATCCGCATAGCGCATTTGGCAGAGGGCAACTATCGGCGAGCCATGGATCTCTATCGGGGCGAATGGGCTGATCGCGACAACTTTGTGCTTATGGGGCGAATGATGGGTAGTATCATCAAGGGGGATCCCTCCAAGATGCGTCCTGTGGCAGATGAGTTGGCCGCTCTCGGACGCGTCAGCCAGATCGGGTTCCTTACTTATTGTTTGCGGCTCTTTCGCGAGTTGTATATAAGTAGAGTAGAGGTTGCAAAGCTGAACTACCTCTCTCCCGAGGAAGAATCCTTCGTCGATATGCTCAGCGGAGGCATTACGGGACAGAATATCCGACCGGTGATGGAGGAGGTGGAGCTGGCTATCCGTCATATTCGTCAGAATGGAAACGGTCGGATGATTTTTTTCGATCTCCTCCTCCGCCTTACGGCCGCTCTTGCCCCTGCCCTTCGCGCCAAAGGCCTTAAATAA
- a CDS encoding HU family DNA-binding protein, translating to MSILYNFRKMPPRPDQNEPEEAEGRLFAQAIIQRQYTTEDLCRDISDRSSFSSGDITGLMIAMEELIFEYLASGYSFRLGNIGTLSAKVKSRGVRDKKEIRSGSVQAVDINFRSTPQAKRRMRSMSVKRGPSFGQSCPKADEEERYRLAAGHIRHRGYIRIAEYSTLSGLLKHSATRELNRWVQEGKLATRGLCSHKVYVLPEPTSQNSESIE from the coding sequence ATGTCGATCCTGTATAATTTCCGCAAGATGCCGCCACGTCCCGACCAAAATGAACCCGAAGAGGCGGAAGGACGGTTATTTGCTCAAGCTATCATCCAACGGCAGTACACCACCGAGGACCTTTGTCGGGACATTTCGGACAGGTCGTCCTTCAGCTCCGGCGACATCACGGGACTGATGATAGCCATGGAGGAGTTGATATTCGAGTATCTGGCTTCGGGTTATAGCTTCCGGCTGGGCAATATCGGCACATTATCGGCCAAAGTAAAATCGCGCGGAGTAAGAGACAAAAAGGAAATCCGATCCGGTTCCGTCCAAGCCGTGGATATCAATTTCCGTTCCACACCGCAAGCCAAACGACGGATGCGCAGCATGAGTGTGAAACGCGGTCCGAGCTTCGGCCAATCCTGCCCCAAAGCAGACGAGGAAGAACGCTATCGCTTGGCGGCAGGGCACATCCGCCACAGAGGATATATTCGGATAGCCGAGTACAGCACACTATCCGGCCTGCTCAAACACAGTGCTACAAGGGAACTGAACCGCTGGGTACAAGAAGGTAAATTGGCGACACGCGGACTCTGCTCGCACAAGGTATACGTCCTGCCTGAACCCACATCGCAAAACAGTGAATCGATAGAATAG
- a CDS encoding ATP-binding protein, which produces MIPRTITNKLSDMSRKYPIVTLTGPRQSGKSTLLRTVFSDYRYVSLEEMDMRLFATEDPRGFLSTYPDRTIIDEVQRVPSLFSYLQSHVDKEDREGMYLLAGSHNFLLMENITQTLAGRTAVLRLLPFAQDEMRAGNILPHSTDEVIFRGAYPRLYDKGIAPVDYYPYYIQTYVERDVRQLRNIGELSKFVLFLKLCAGRIGQLLSLQSLANECGISQTTASAWLSLLEASYIAYRIQPDHNNYTKRLVKTPKLYFYDTGLACSLLGIQTVEQLPTHFLRGGLFENLVINEFVKHSYNKGEQPNLTFWRDTAGNEIDLIQTIGSDQYAYEIKSGATYSSDYFKGMIKWAELSGIPANRCFAIYNGEELLKTSLGTVVPWRKNEHIFGR; this is translated from the coding sequence ATGATCCCACGAACGATAACCAATAAGCTTTCGGACATGAGCCGGAAGTACCCGATCGTAACTCTTACCGGCCCCCGACAGTCGGGCAAATCCACTCTTCTCAGGACAGTATTCTCAGACTATCGCTACGTTTCGCTCGAAGAGATGGATATGCGTCTGTTCGCCACAGAAGATCCCCGTGGATTCCTGTCTACCTACCCCGATCGTACGATCATCGACGAAGTGCAGCGCGTGCCCTCGCTTTTCTCCTATCTGCAGTCTCATGTGGACAAGGAGGACAGGGAAGGCATGTATCTTCTGGCCGGCTCACACAACTTCCTATTGATGGAAAACATCACACAGACGCTGGCCGGACGTACAGCCGTCCTCCGATTGCTACCCTTTGCACAAGATGAGATGCGTGCAGGCAATATCCTGCCCCATTCGACGGACGAGGTTATTTTCCGTGGTGCATATCCGAGGTTGTACGACAAGGGTATTGCACCTGTGGATTATTACCCGTATTATATCCAGACCTATGTCGAACGCGATGTCAGACAACTACGGAATATAGGCGAACTGAGCAAATTCGTTCTCTTCCTGAAACTTTGTGCCGGTCGGATAGGTCAGTTGCTCAGCCTCCAATCATTGGCCAACGAATGCGGTATATCGCAGACAACTGCCTCGGCATGGCTATCGCTCCTGGAAGCAAGCTATATAGCCTATCGCATCCAACCCGATCACAACAATTACACCAAGCGTTTGGTCAAGACCCCGAAACTATACTTTTACGATACGGGACTGGCTTGTTCCCTCTTGGGTATACAAACCGTAGAACAGCTTCCCACTCATTTCCTGCGGGGCGGTTTGTTCGAGAATCTTGTGATCAATGAGTTTGTAAAACACTCCTACAACAAGGGCGAACAGCCCAATCTGACCTTCTGGAGAGATACAGCCGGAAATGAAATCGATCTGATACAGACTATCGGATCAGACCAATACGCCTATGAGATTAAATCGGGAGCAACCTACTCGTCCGATTATTTCAAAGGCATGATCAAATGGGCGGAGCTGTCCGGTATCCCGGCCAATCGATGCTTTGCCATTTACAATGGCGAAGAACTCCTGAAGACCTCACTCGGTACCGTCGTTCCTTGGAGGAAAAACGAACATATCTTCGGCCGATAG
- a CDS encoding PglZ domain-containing protein, which yields MEKNMRPYTVLWADDEIDLLKPHILFLEQKGYQVTPVLSGNDAIEALQNNDFDIVFLDENMPGIGGLDALQKIKELKPYTPVVMITKSEEEHIMTQAIGGKIADYLIKPVNPNQLLLSLKKNLQQHSIISETTNTNYRQEFVQLGAQMSGKLSFEEWKELYRRIVFWEIELEQADRQMGELLEMQKQEANRLFARFVTQNYREWIAKPDTRPTMSPDLFKQKVFPLLDNGEKVFFILIDNFRQDQWESVKSMLSEFYTFEEDMYLSILPTATQYARNAIFSGLMPLQIEKMFPDLWVDEESEEGKNLNEEPMIRTLIERYRKHYSFSYNKVYETKFGERLLGQIRSLSQNQLNVIVLNFVDMMSHARTDSKMIRELASNEAAYRSLTKSWFKHSTTYNLFRSIAEMGYKVVLTTDHGTIQVKNPVKVIGDRSTNTNLRYKIGKNLDYNPKEVFEIKDPASVGLPHNNLSDKFIFTKEDDFFAYPNNYNYYVQYYRNTFQHGGISLEEMLVPVITMQPK from the coding sequence ATGGAAAAAAACATGAGACCGTATACCGTACTATGGGCCGATGATGAGATCGACCTGCTCAAACCGCACATTCTATTTCTCGAACAGAAAGGGTATCAGGTAACACCCGTGCTTAGTGGAAACGATGCCATAGAAGCCTTGCAAAATAACGACTTCGACATCGTATTCCTCGATGAGAACATGCCCGGCATCGGCGGACTGGATGCTTTGCAGAAGATCAAAGAGCTGAAACCCTACACACCCGTCGTCATGATAACGAAAAGCGAAGAGGAGCATATCATGACACAAGCCATCGGGGGAAAGATAGCGGACTACCTCATCAAACCGGTGAATCCGAATCAGCTCCTCCTGTCGCTCAAAAAAAACCTGCAGCAGCACAGTATCATCAGCGAAACCACTAACACGAACTACCGGCAAGAGTTCGTCCAACTTGGCGCGCAGATGAGTGGTAAGCTCTCCTTCGAAGAATGGAAAGAACTGTACCGCCGGATCGTATTCTGGGAGATAGAACTGGAACAAGCCGACAGGCAGATGGGCGAACTCCTCGAAATGCAGAAACAGGAAGCCAACCGTCTCTTTGCCCGATTCGTCACACAAAACTATCGGGAATGGATTGCCAAGCCGGATACACGTCCGACGATGAGCCCGGATCTTTTCAAACAAAAGGTATTCCCCCTACTCGACAATGGCGAAAAGGTATTCTTCATCCTCATAGACAACTTTCGGCAGGACCAGTGGGAGAGCGTGAAATCCATGCTCAGCGAGTTTTACACCTTCGAAGAAGATATGTACCTGTCCATCCTGCCGACAGCGACCCAATATGCACGCAATGCCATCTTCTCCGGCCTGATGCCGCTGCAGATAGAAAAGATGTTTCCCGACCTCTGGGTGGACGAAGAGAGCGAAGAGGGTAAGAATCTCAACGAAGAGCCTATGATCCGGACGCTGATCGAACGCTACCGCAAGCACTACAGCTTCTCCTACAATAAGGTATATGAGACCAAGTTCGGCGAACGGCTGCTGGGACAAATCCGGTCACTGTCGCAGAACCAACTCAATGTGATAGTCCTGAACTTCGTGGACATGATGTCGCATGCTCGTACTGATAGCAAGATGATTCGAGAGCTGGCATCCAACGAAGCAGCCTATCGCTCGCTGACGAAAAGCTGGTTCAAGCATTCGACTACCTACAATCTCTTCCGCAGCATTGCCGAAATGGGTTATAAAGTGGTATTGACCACTGACCATGGTACTATTCAGGTGAAGAATCCCGTCAAAGTGATCGGGGACAGAAGTACCAATACCAACCTCAGATACAAAATAGGTAAGAACCTCGACTACAACCCGAAAGAAGTATTCGAGATCAAAGATCCTGCAAGTGTAGGGCTGCCCCATAACAACCTCTCGGACAAATTCATCTTCACGAAAGAGGATGACTTCTTCGCCTACCCGAATAACTACAACTACTACGTACAATACTATCGCAATACATTCCAGCACGGAGGCATATCGCTCGAAGAGATGCTTGTGCCCGTAATTACGATGCAACCCAAGTAA
- the tsaE gene encoding tRNA (adenosine(37)-N6)-threonylcarbamoyltransferase complex ATPase subunit type 1 TsaE, protein MNTITIDSTSDLGRAARDFIALMGDNTVFAFYAPMGTGKTTFIKAVCEELGVSDVINSPTFSIINEYRSDQTGELIYHFDCYRLNKIENALNLGVEDYFDSGSLCFIEWPELLEPILPNDTVHVRIEELEDGKRRLTF, encoded by the coding sequence ATGAATACGATCACTATCGATAGCACGTCCGACCTCGGCCGCGCAGCACGCGACTTCATTGCGCTGATGGGCGACAATACCGTTTTTGCCTTTTATGCTCCGATGGGTACGGGCAAGACCACTTTCATCAAAGCCGTATGCGAGGAGCTGGGTGTCTCGGACGTTATCAATAGCCCCACCTTTTCGATTATCAACGAGTACCGCTCGGATCAGACGGGCGAACTGATCTATCACTTCGACTGCTACCGGCTCAACAAGATAGAAAACGCCCTGAATCTGGGTGTAGAAGACTATTTCGATAGCGGTAGTCTCTGCTTTATCGAATGGCCGGAGCTTCTGGAGCCGATACTCCCGAACGATACGGTTCATGTCCGAATCGAAGAGCTGGAAGACGGCAAGCGCAGGCTTACATTCTAA
- a CDS encoding immunity 17 family protein — protein sequence MPAPMSFVIRDFYLILFAIVGLVSLLTALLCPNWLLSSRGARIWINAFGKRGARIFYIIIGVALLSAAAFGLIKL from the coding sequence ATGCCTGCTCCGATGTCGTTCGTCATTCGGGACTTCTATCTCATCCTTTTTGCCATAGTCGGTCTGGTTTCGCTACTGACTGCTCTGCTCTGTCCGAATTGGCTACTGAGCAGCCGAGGCGCACGCATTTGGATCAATGCCTTCGGCAAGCGAGGCGCACGTATCTTCTATATAATAATAGGAGTGGCCTTGCTGAGTGCTGCGGCTTTCGGGCTGATCAAACTCTGA
- a CDS encoding thymidine kinase has protein sequence MDYEIENNHADSIRRGSIEVICGSMFSGKTEELLRRLRRAKIARQTVEIFKPTIDIRYDETDVVSHDKNAIASAPVDNSANILLLSSQVDVVGIDEAQFFDEGLVEVAQQLADQGVRVVIAGLDMDFRRQPFGPMPGLCAIADSVTKVHAVCVECGRLASYSFRRVQGDQQVMLGELNEYSPLCRTCYRKCSSPPQTEEIHSTI, from the coding sequence ATGGATTACGAAATAGAGAACAACCATGCCGACAGTATTCGCAGGGGAAGTATCGAAGTGATATGCGGCTCCATGTTCAGTGGCAAGACGGAAGAGCTGCTACGCCGTCTGCGGAGAGCTAAGATAGCGCGCCAGACGGTGGAGATATTCAAGCCGACCATCGATATACGCTACGACGAAACGGATGTCGTTTCGCATGACAAGAATGCTATCGCTTCCGCCCCCGTGGACAATTCGGCCAATATACTGCTGCTATCCTCCCAAGTGGATGTGGTGGGGATAGACGAAGCCCAGTTCTTTGATGAGGGTCTTGTGGAAGTAGCCCAGCAATTGGCCGATCAGGGTGTTCGCGTTGTGATCGCCGGATTGGACATGGACTTTCGACGTCAGCCTTTCGGACCTATGCCGGGCTTGTGTGCCATAGCCGACTCCGTGACCAAAGTTCATGCCGTGTGTGTGGAATGCGGCCGATTGGCCAGCTATTCTTTCCGTCGTGTCCAAGGCGATCAGCAAGTGATGCTGGGCGAACTGAACGAATACAGTCCCCTCTGCAGAACTTGCTACAGGAAATGCAGTTCTCCCCCACAAACAGAAGAAATCCATTCGACAATATGA
- a CDS encoding 5'-nucleotidase, lipoprotein e(P4) family — translation MNSRHLTITIIAGLSLFVLTLGGCSVTQQDPQWTLGGKLFTSAWIQRSAEYQALCIQAYNIATERVDALPAERKQGDRPYAIVTDIDETILDNTPNSVYQALRGKDYDEETWGKWCAQADADTLAGALSFFLHAANKGIEVFYVTNRRDNLREATLQNLQRYGFPFADEEHLLTTHGPSDKEPRRLKIQEQYEIVLLIGDNLGDFHHFFNTKEESGRKQALGLTAGEFGRHFIMLPNPNYGSWEPAWYGGKYPPLPERDKALKQLRSQNSR, via the coding sequence ATGAATAGCAGACATCTGACAATTACAATCATTGCCGGCCTCTCCCTCTTTGTACTGACATTGGGCGGCTGCTCCGTAACCCAACAGGATCCGCAGTGGACTCTCGGCGGAAAGCTCTTTACTTCGGCGTGGATACAACGTTCGGCCGAATATCAAGCGCTTTGCATTCAGGCATACAACATCGCCACGGAAAGAGTGGACGCTCTACCGGCAGAACGTAAACAAGGAGATAGGCCTTATGCCATCGTAACGGACATAGACGAAACCATTTTGGACAATACGCCTAACTCCGTGTATCAGGCTCTCAGGGGCAAGGATTATGATGAAGAGACTTGGGGGAAATGGTGTGCACAGGCCGATGCCGACACACTGGCAGGAGCTTTGTCTTTCTTCCTCCATGCAGCGAACAAGGGGATCGAGGTCTTTTACGTCACCAACCGCAGAGACAATCTGCGCGAAGCAACTCTTCAGAACCTTCAGCGTTACGGATTCCCCTTTGCCGATGAAGAACATTTGCTTACGACCCATGGGCCATCCGACAAAGAACCCCGTCGGCTCAAAATACAAGAACAGTATGAAATAGTATTGCTCATAGGAGACAACTTGGGCGACTTCCACCACTTCTTCAATACGAAAGAAGAGTCCGGACGCAAACAGGCTCTGGGCCTGACAGCCGGGGAGTTTGGCCGGCACTTCATCATGCTGCCCAATCCCAACTACGGATCTTGGGAACCGGCATGGTACGGCGGGAAGTATCCGCCACTGCCCGAAAGAGACAAAGCACTCAAACAACTGCGCTCACAGAACAGCAGATAG
- the rbfA gene encoding 30S ribosome-binding factor RbfA gives MDNKRLSKIERLLQKELSEIFLRDAKSLPGVIVSVTNVRVSPDLSIARIHLSIFPSEKSSEILESIKHNTKTIRYDLGQQVRTQLRKIPDLTFYIDDSLDYLENIDRLLNQ, from the coding sequence ATGGACAACAAACGACTAAGCAAAATAGAAAGACTGCTCCAGAAAGAACTCAGCGAGATATTCCTGCGGGATGCGAAATCCCTGCCGGGCGTAATAGTTTCGGTAACGAACGTACGTGTAAGCCCCGACCTCAGCATCGCACGTATACACCTGAGTATATTCCCATCCGAGAAGAGCAGCGAGATTCTTGAGAGCATCAAACACAATACAAAGACGATCCGTTATGACCTCGGGCAGCAAGTTCGTACCCAACTGCGCAAGATACCGGATTTGACATTCTACATAGATGACTCTCTGGATTATCTGGAGAATATAGACCGTTTGCTCAATCAATAA
- a CDS encoding FtsX-like permease family protein yields MNFPFFIARRYLFSRKRFSAVNVVSLVSAIAVCVVSSALVCILSIFNGYEALIMTHSAVTDPPLMIRSADNSLIKADDKTLLTALEAEGIGSYSFILTGEGLVKTKYRQQAVSLMGVDDRYPRTVKIDSIVFAGTFATDTLSGATALNVGAAIATEMQLGAGFVEAVEVIVPRRIGLINPLVPAGAFKSLQGQVASVFASGLQPEDNSIILSIDSLRKLLDYSDHEAEAVAIQLQTGSDAEQIALHLKETLRDSYQVLDLAGQHPEITHLVAMEKWMSYLILLFILVLATFNIVSSLSMLLIEKKEDIYTLHSMGATSQTISRIFRIEGLLVSMTGAAIGILIGIGLCVLQQQYGLITLQMGLGSVAYPVRMDAADLVIIFLTIFTLSYLAAYYPVHYFINRRLKNS; encoded by the coding sequence GTGAACTTCCCTTTTTTCATAGCCCGCCGCTACCTGTTCTCCCGCAAAAGATTCAGTGCGGTCAATGTGGTTTCGCTCGTTTCAGCGATAGCTGTCTGCGTGGTCTCTTCGGCCTTGGTTTGTATCCTCTCTATTTTCAATGGGTACGAAGCTCTGATCATGACGCATTCGGCAGTAACGGATCCCCCTCTTATGATTCGTTCGGCAGACAATTCGCTGATAAAGGCAGATGATAAAACTCTGCTCACAGCTCTCGAAGCGGAAGGGATCGGTTCGTACAGCTTTATCCTCACCGGAGAAGGTCTTGTAAAGACGAAGTATCGACAGCAGGCTGTTTCTCTCATGGGTGTGGATGATCGCTATCCCCGCACTGTGAAGATAGACTCCATCGTCTTTGCAGGCACATTCGCTACGGATACGCTATCCGGAGCTACAGCTCTGAATGTCGGTGCAGCCATCGCAACAGAAATGCAGCTCGGTGCAGGCTTTGTAGAAGCTGTGGAGGTAATTGTTCCCCGTCGTATCGGGCTGATCAATCCACTTGTTCCGGCCGGTGCATTCAAGTCGCTCCAAGGACAAGTGGCCTCGGTATTTGCATCCGGCCTGCAACCCGAGGACAATTCCATCATCCTTTCCATAGACAGTCTGCGCAAACTGCTCGATTATTCGGATCATGAAGCAGAAGCCGTGGCCATACAGCTACAAACGGGTAGCGATGCAGAGCAAATAGCTCTCCACTTAAAAGAGACTCTGAGGGACAGCTACCAAGTACTCGATTTGGCCGGACAGCATCCCGAAATCACTCACTTGGTAGCGATGGAGAAGTGGATGAGCTACCTGATCCTCCTGTTTATCCTTGTACTTGCTACATTTAATATAGTCAGCAGCCTCTCCATGCTCCTTATAGAAAAGAAGGAAGACATCTATACGCTTCACTCAATGGGAGCAACATCTCAAACCATCTCTCGTATCTTTCGGATAGAAGGACTGCTCGTCTCCATGACGGGGGCAGCCATCGGCATTCTGATCGGTATAGGCTTGTGTGTGCTACAGCAGCAGTATGGCCTGATCACCCTGCAGATGGGCTTGGGTTCGGTGGCATATCCGGTAAGAATGGATGCAGCGGATCTGGTCATCATATTCCTGACGATATTCACACTCAGCTACTTAGCTGCCTATTATCCTGTCCACTACTTCATCAATCGCAGACTGAAAAATAGCTGA
- a CDS encoding polyprenol monophosphomannose synthase, which translates to MTDSIVIIPTYNERENVAKMIETVFALPKAFDILIIDDGSPDGTAAIVKEKQAIYPERLHLVERQGKLGLGTAYIAGFKWSIARGYDYIFEMDCDFSHPVDKLIDLYNACAGGEADVAIGSRYVSGGGVKDWPKSRVWMSYYASVYVRLVTLMNICDTTAGFVCYRREVLEAIDLDSVHFKGYAFQIEMKYTAYCLGFRLKEIPITFVNRVLGTSKMNTSIFGEAFTGVIKLRYWHLFKGFPKRK; encoded by the coding sequence ATGACAGACAGTATAGTTATTATCCCTACCTACAATGAGCGGGAGAACGTGGCCAAAATGATAGAAACGGTCTTCGCTCTACCCAAAGCTTTCGATATTCTGATAATCGACGATGGATCGCCCGACGGAACGGCTGCGATCGTCAAAGAGAAACAGGCCATCTATCCCGAAAGACTTCATCTGGTCGAGAGACAAGGCAAATTGGGTCTGGGTACGGCCTACATAGCCGGATTCAAATGGAGCATCGCGCGAGGGTATGACTATATATTCGAGATGGACTGCGATTTCAGCCACCCGGTAGACAAGTTGATCGATCTATACAATGCCTGCGCCGGAGGAGAAGCCGATGTAGCGATCGGCTCGCGCTATGTATCGGGCGGAGGCGTCAAGGACTGGCCTAAAAGTCGCGTATGGATGAGCTACTACGCATCCGTATATGTGCGTCTCGTGACCTTGATGAATATATGCGACACGACTGCCGGATTTGTTTGCTATCGCCGCGAAGTTCTTGAAGCCATCGATCTTGATTCGGTACATTTCAAGGGCTACGCTTTCCAAATCGAGATGAAATACACGGCCTATTGTCTCGGATTTCGCCTGAAAGAGATACCCATCACTTTCGTCAATCGTGTTTTGGGAACGTCGAAAATGAACACTTCTATTTTCGGTGAAGCTTTTACGGGCGTGATCAAGCTACGCTACTGGCACTTATTCAAAGGATTTCCCAAAAGAAAATAG
- a CDS encoding dihydroorotase: MKILLRNALITNEGKTFPGSVMIDGAFISRIIEGELPADDNLSADEVIECSGLRLFPGCIDDQVHFREPGLTHKATIASESRAAVAGGVTSFMDMPNTNPPTTTWERLLEKRQIGADTAWANYGFFFGGTNDNIDEIKRVDKHLVPGLKLFLGSSTGNMLVDNKETLEKIFGECDLLIATHCEKEEIIRANKEHYKAKYGNDLDIHFHPLIRSEEACYRSSAEAVELAERMNARLHILHLSTEKELSLFRNDIPTAQKRITSEVCVHHLWFSDTDYGRLGNRIKWNPAIKKESDREALRAAVRNGRIDIIATDHAPHLLREKEGSCLQAASGGPLVQHSLLALLELCNQGIFSIEEIVSKTAHIPATLFAIEKRGYIRPGYYADLVLVDPSSPHTVSADNILSLCGWSPFEGFTFSHSVAYTFVNGCLAYAKGRLAESRPTVHPLFFNR; this comes from the coding sequence ATGAAAATTCTTCTTCGCAACGCACTTATCACCAACGAGGGAAAAACCTTCCCCGGTTCGGTGATGATTGATGGCGCATTTATCTCCCGTATTATCGAAGGAGAGCTACCCGCGGATGACAATCTCTCCGCCGATGAAGTCATAGAGTGTAGCGGTCTGAGGCTATTCCCCGGATGTATAGACGACCAAGTTCATTTCCGCGAGCCGGGACTGACGCACAAAGCTACCATCGCCTCTGAAAGCCGGGCAGCAGTAGCGGGCGGAGTCACTTCGTTTATGGATATGCCCAATACGAATCCTCCTACCACAACGTGGGAGCGACTGCTGGAGAAAAGGCAGATCGGTGCAGACACGGCATGGGCCAACTACGGCTTCTTCTTCGGTGGCACGAATGACAACATCGATGAGATCAAACGGGTGGACAAGCATCTGGTACCCGGTCTGAAGCTATTCCTCGGTTCATCTACCGGCAATATGCTTGTGGACAATAAGGAAACGCTGGAGAAAATATTCGGAGAATGCGACCTGCTCATCGCCACGCACTGTGAAAAAGAGGAAATCATCCGAGCCAACAAAGAGCACTACAAAGCCAAATACGGGAATGATTTGGACATACATTTCCATCCTCTCATCCGTAGTGAAGAGGCTTGTTACCGCTCATCGGCAGAAGCGGTGGAGCTGGCCGAGAGGATGAATGCCCGTCTGCACATCCTGCATCTATCGACAGAGAAAGAACTGAGTCTCTTCCGCAACGATATACCCACAGCACAAAAGCGAATCACGTCGGAAGTCTGTGTACACCATTTGTGGTTCAGCGATACCGACTACGGCAGACTTGGCAACAGGATCAAATGGAATCCGGCCATCAAAAAAGAATCGGATAGGGAAGCCCTTCGTGCAGCCGTGCGCAATGGACGTATCGATATTATAGCTACGGATCATGCCCCGCATCTGCTAAGAGAAAAAGAAGGCAGTTGCTTGCAGGCTGCATCCGGCGGGCCACTCGTGCAGCACTCCTTGCTCGCCTTGCTCGAACTCTGCAATCAAGGCATATTCAGCATCGAAGAAATAGTAAGCAAAACGGCTCACATACCGGCCACTCTCTTCGCCATAGAGAAGAGAGGATACATTCGTCCGGGCTACTATGCCGATCTGGTGCTTGTGGATCCGTCATCTCCTCACACCGTATCTGCGGATAATATACTTAGCCTCTGCGGATGGTCTCCTTTCGAAGGCTTCACCTTCAGTCACAGTGTCGCATACACTTTTGTCAATGGATGCTTGGCATATGCCAAGGGGAGATTAGCCGAAAGCAGACCCACGGTACATCCACTATTCTTCAACAGATAG